One Phycisphaerae bacterium RAS2 DNA window includes the following coding sequences:
- a CDS encoding Polysaccharide biosynthesis/export protein has protein sequence MDGNTHRSVGAPAGALTGNRNSRTKRGCAALAVLFLSGIVTGTGCSSTPNDREVNAFIHDWEANVSAAEYRVQPPDSIEISSPQSPEVDGEIQTIRQDGKISLRLLGDVQVAGLTPAEIALKLESLLATYYEAPQVNVRLADGMSKKYYVFGQVEQPGAFPYSGRDTLITALAKARLRFIAAEDKITVIRPSQHEDKRSVVCVNAKRMIEDGKMDQNLLLQEGDIIYVPPTPLGKLGLAIAELTFPLGQASQSVMVSGGGMGAGRVVSSAAP, from the coding sequence ATGGACGGCAACACACATCGAAGTGTCGGCGCGCCCGCTGGGGCACTCACTGGTAACCGGAATTCGCGCACGAAACGGGGATGCGCCGCCCTGGCGGTGTTATTCCTGTCCGGAATTGTTACGGGAACCGGCTGCTCATCCACGCCGAACGACCGCGAGGTCAACGCCTTCATTCATGACTGGGAGGCGAACGTGTCGGCGGCAGAGTATCGCGTGCAGCCGCCGGATTCGATCGAGATCAGTTCTCCGCAATCTCCGGAAGTCGATGGCGAGATTCAGACGATCCGCCAGGACGGCAAGATTTCGCTGCGTCTGTTGGGCGATGTGCAGGTCGCGGGACTGACTCCGGCCGAGATCGCCTTGAAACTCGAATCCCTGCTGGCGACGTATTACGAAGCGCCGCAGGTGAACGTTCGCCTGGCCGACGGCATGAGCAAGAAGTATTACGTCTTTGGGCAGGTCGAGCAGCCCGGCGCGTTCCCCTATTCCGGGCGGGACACGCTCATTACGGCGCTGGCCAAGGCCCGTCTGCGATTCATCGCGGCGGAGGACAAGATCACCGTCATTCGCCCCAGCCAGCATGAAGACAAGCGCAGCGTTGTTTGCGTCAATGCCAAACGCATGATCGAAGACGGCAAGATGGATCAGAACCTCCTGTTGCAGGAGGGGGACATCATCTATGTGCCGCCGACGCCGCTCGGGAAACTGGGGCTGGCCATCGCCGAATTGACGTTCCCACTTGGCCAGGCGTCGCAGTCGGTCATGGTCTCGGGCGGAGGGATGGGCGCGGGGCGTGTTGTCAGCTCTGCGGCCCCCTAA
- a CDS encoding glycogen synthase encodes MLSILHVSHEAVHKIGGIGSVLEGLITSRDYAHAVDRSILLCPLFTTQGRPEDRLGPEGEVLYSSLDGRTNHPLAEAFRQIQQRFNVEIVYGRRLLRDPLTGAEERPEVVLIEVSRANPAETNGLKHRLFESFGIDSVRYEQSWDYEQYVRLAEPGLAVARALGAMHGTCVVVSHEFMGMPTALAAKLHGGASIRTAFHAHEVATARRIVEEHPGHDTMFYNVLAKCASEGKYVTDVFGDQHGYYRHALVEASRHLDVTLAVGDDVVRELRFLSPEMARSNIQLVYNGIPAYENAERESHASKERLQDYAEALLGYRPDYVFTHVTRMVPSKGMWRDLNVMGHVDRAMQASGQTAVLFVLSTEIGGPRPSEDVLEMERWWDWPLAHREGMPDLTGGEALYYAGVQAFNARGRNCKIVYINQFGFDRSCCGSRMPADMAFWDIRKGSDVEFGQSIYEPFGIAQLEALSFGCICVMTNVCGCAGFVRRVAGPQGTPNVIVADYTAYRAEHDTIEGYLALKREAREAFDARVAEQVARELMSRLPRSREDKAAFIRRGYELAAQMSWDVISREYFLPALGVGRSAGANGVSGAA; translated from the coding sequence ATGTTGAGCATTCTTCATGTTTCTCACGAAGCGGTTCACAAGATCGGCGGCATCGGATCGGTACTCGAGGGGTTGATCACCTCGCGCGACTATGCCCATGCAGTGGATCGCTCGATTCTCCTTTGTCCGCTCTTCACGACGCAGGGTCGCCCCGAGGACCGGCTGGGGCCCGAGGGAGAAGTGCTTTACTCATCCCTGGACGGCCGCACGAATCACCCGCTGGCCGAGGCGTTCCGCCAGATTCAGCAGCGCTTCAACGTTGAGATCGTGTACGGGCGAAGGTTGTTGCGGGACCCGTTGACCGGCGCAGAAGAGCGCCCGGAGGTGGTGCTGATTGAAGTGAGCCGGGCGAATCCCGCGGAGACGAACGGGTTGAAGCACCGACTGTTTGAGTCATTCGGTATCGACTCGGTGCGCTACGAACAGAGCTGGGATTACGAGCAATACGTACGACTTGCGGAGCCGGGTCTGGCGGTAGCACGGGCGCTGGGAGCGATGCACGGAACGTGCGTCGTGGTGTCGCACGAGTTCATGGGGATGCCGACGGCGCTGGCGGCGAAGCTTCACGGGGGCGCGTCGATTCGCACGGCGTTTCACGCGCACGAAGTGGCGACTGCGCGGCGGATCGTCGAGGAGCATCCCGGCCATGACACCATGTTCTACAACGTGCTGGCGAAGTGCGCGAGCGAAGGGAAGTACGTGACGGACGTGTTCGGCGATCAGCACGGGTATTACCGCCATGCGCTGGTCGAGGCGAGCCGGCATCTCGATGTGACGCTGGCTGTGGGCGATGACGTGGTGCGCGAGCTTCGATTCCTGTCGCCGGAAATGGCTCGTTCGAACATTCAACTGGTGTACAACGGAATTCCGGCATATGAGAACGCCGAGCGTGAGTCGCACGCGAGCAAGGAGCGGTTGCAGGATTACGCTGAGGCGCTGTTGGGGTATCGGCCGGACTACGTTTTCACGCACGTCACGCGCATGGTGCCGAGCAAAGGGATGTGGCGCGATTTGAACGTGATGGGGCACGTCGATCGGGCAATGCAGGCGAGCGGTCAGACGGCGGTGCTGTTTGTGCTGTCGACGGAGATCGGCGGGCCGCGGCCGTCGGAAGATGTTCTGGAGATGGAGCGCTGGTGGGACTGGCCGCTGGCGCACCGCGAGGGGATGCCGGATCTGACGGGCGGCGAGGCGTTGTACTACGCGGGGGTGCAGGCGTTCAACGCGCGGGGCCGGAATTGTAAGATTGTCTATATTAATCAGTTCGGCTTCGACCGTTCCTGTTGCGGCAGCCGGATGCCGGCCGACATGGCGTTCTGGGACATCCGCAAGGGCAGCGACGTTGAGTTTGGTCAGTCGATCTACGAACCGTTCGGCATCGCGCAGCTCGAAGCGCTGTCGTTCGGCTGCATCTGCGTGATGACGAACGTGTGCGGGTGCGCGGGGTTTGTGCGGCGTGTCGCCGGGCCGCAGGGCACGCCAAACGTGATCGTCGCGGACTACACGGCCTATCGCGCGGAGCATGATACGATCGAAGGGTACCTGGCTCTGAAGCGAGAGGCGCGAGAGGCGTTCGACGCGCGTGTGGCGGAGCAAGTGGCGCGGGAGTTGATGAGTCGCCTGCCGCGCAGTCGCGAAGACAAGGCGGCGTTCATCCGCCGGGGGTATGAGTTGGCCGCGCAAATGAGCTGGGACGTGATTTCACGAGAATACTTCCTGCCTGCCCTGGGGGTAGGGCGATCGGCGGGCGCGAACGGAGTCTCGGGCGCGGCGTGA